The genomic interval ATACAGTAAAGATTATGATTTGGATGCTTTGGAACTTATGGATTTTTTAACTGAAAAAGACCCTGATGTAATTTCCGGAATGGAAAAAAGCATGCTGAAGATAAAAGATGCGTTCAGCGAATATCATGAAACCATAGGTTTCGTTGGAAGATTGAAAAACTTAACTTATCCTCCAAATCCAAATGCCTATTCCGCAGAAGATGATGAAATCGAAGAAATAGCACGATTGGTCAGTCAGGATGAAAACATAGGAAAACATTACGGATTTGAATCAATATATAAACAGTTTTGCGATAGAAGAGAGGACGGTTTCGGACGCAATTTTCTTGACAGGGATGAAAACGGAGAAATAATATGTCATGTCGCCACATCTGCCGAACTTCCGGAATTGGCAGTAATCGGAAGCGTAATCACTTCACCCAAATATCGCTCAAAAGGTTATTCCAAGAAAAATTTATCTGCATTATGCAAAC from Methanobrevibacter sp. carries:
- a CDS encoding GNAT family N-acetyltransferase, with the protein product MIIQCNKDNISQVFEYIGDDYEKCLYLYIDLVKYGIENENFNIWIQYSDNEIVCLVSQYYTGMQIYSKDYDLDALELMDFLTEKDPDVISGMEKSMLKIKDAFSEYHETIGFVGRLKNLTYPPNPNAYSAEDDEIEEIARLVSQDENIGKHYGFESIYKQFCDRREDGFGRNFLDRDENGEIICHVATSAELPELAVIGSVITSPKYRSKGYSKKNLSALCKQLLLEGKNVFSYFNYPPSVKMHLGVGFEKIGHWVKFKRP